TAGTTCCGTGTTTTCAAACGATTGCGATCAAAGCAGCGAAACCACATCGCCGCGGAGTTGCCACCGCTACTTTCTTTACCCTTTTTGATTTGGGATTAGGGGTAGGCTCATCGATTCTTGGATTCATTACAGGATTTATCGGATACCGTTATCTTTATCTCTCTTTATCCATCTATGTTTTATTAACGATTCTTTTATACTTTTTCCTTCATGGGAAAAATCAAAAAACCATTCAGATTCGCCGGAATATAGAAGCAAAAGGTTAAGTACAAAAGCGGATGCGCCTGCTCATCGGCGTACGGATTTCGTAAGTTGCGACTGAGATAAAGGAAACACAGCGAGGTTCTTCTCGAGCTGATGTTGACTTATCGTAAGGAGAAAACGGAGAAATCCGCTAGACGATAGGCGCTGGAGCTAGACTGGACAAAAGCGGATGCGCCTGTCCATCGGCGTACGGATTTCGTAAGTTTCGACTGAGATAAAGGAAACACAGCGAGGTACTCCACGAGCTGATGTTGACTTATCGTAGGGAAAAGACGGAGAAATTTGCTAGACGATAGGCGCTGGAGCTAGACGATCAAAAGCGAAAGCGCCTTGACCCAACTGCGCTCTTAGTTTTGGACAGTCTAAAAAAAGATGACTTCGGTATTCGACCGGAGTCATCTTTTTTATTATTTCGCTTTTTCACTCTCATATTGTGTATGATTTTCCATGATGAGGACTTCTACTCTTCGGTTTTGGGCCCTTCCTTCTGACGTGTCATTTTGGGAAACGGGTTGATATTCTCCATATCCTTTCGCACTAAACAGTCTTGGATCTAATTTTTCATTTTGCAATACAATCTTCATAAAATTTACAGCTCTCATCGCACTTAATTCCCAATTGGAATTAAATTGTGACGTATTAATCGGCTGATTATCCGTATGCCCACTAATGATAATACTTCGGGGTGGGTCCATCTCAAGTAATGACGAAATTTCCTTAGCGATTTCAATATCTTGTATACGAACCTCTGCCTCCCCAGAATCAAATAAGACATTATCTCGTATCGTTAATAGTAGTCCTTCACTGGTTAATGACGTGCCAATTTTGGACTCTAAGTTTTTTTCTTGTATGTAGGAGGAAATCTTCGTTTGAACTTCCTTTAATTCTTTTTGATCTTGACTTTCTTGATCTTTCCGTTTTTTAGTTCTGGGCAAATTATGAAGGAGCGGTTCATCTAATACACCCGTTCCTCCTTGAAAAGTTTGGTTAAATACCGCAGAAAGAGCCTGGAACTTCTGCGCATCTACTGAACTCATCGCAAATAACACGATAAATAAGGCAAGAAGTAATGTCAGTAAGTCAGCATATGGAAGAAGCCAATCCTCCCCCATATGTCCGTTATCACGCTTTTTCTTCCTACGCTTCGCCATTTGCCTCACCACCATTACTACTTGCTAATAATTTTTTCTTTTC
The sequence above is drawn from the Oikeobacillus pervagus genome and encodes:
- the motB gene encoding flagellar motor protein MotB encodes the protein MAKRRKKKRDNGHMGEDWLLPYADLLTLLLALFIVLFAMSSVDAQKFQALSAVFNQTFQGGTGVLDEPLLHNLPRTKKRKDQESQDQKELKEVQTKISSYIQEKNLESKIGTSLTSEGLLLTIRDNVLFDSGEAEVRIQDIEIAKEISSLLEMDPPRSIIISGHTDNQPINTSQFNSNWELSAMRAVNFMKIVLQNEKLDPRLFSAKGYGEYQPVSQNDTSEGRAQNRRVEVLIMENHTQYESEKAK